A section of the Aminiphilus circumscriptus DSM 16581 genome encodes:
- a CDS encoding alkaline phosphatase, which translates to MKRHLKGIGVVMATMFLLCGAAWGASGQTTNNEWKGEQAKYVFLFIGDGMALQQVNAAEIYRGSGSVEGGNANPSIKKLSFTQFPVQGMITTYSSNSFITDSAPAATSLASGYKTDNGVIGMDPGKTKKFTTVAQMARDKGQKVGILTSVSLNHATPASFYASVPSRNDYYGIALQMFDSNFDFFGGGGIHKAKGNKKEEPQPDAYELAASKGYKVVRTREEILALKPGDGKIIAVNPVLDADSAMPYDIDRTDKELSLAEFTKKAIELLDNPKGFFMMVEGGKIDWACHANDAATAIQDTFAFADAVQEAVLFAEKHPNETLIVVVGDHETGGMSIGFAGTQYETFFNKIGFQKESYLAFDKRVADFRKNNAPDKASFDAFFPQITEVFGLTNLPADEAKTLEEKAKGGDKEAKKLLAMNLSELELQQLQDAFARSMKGEQERSKDEQTYLLYGGYEPLTVKTTHILNQKAGIGWTSYAHTGIPVPLFAMGVGAELFLGYYDNTDVAWKTMSILGVKH; encoded by the coding sequence GTGAAGCGACATCTCAAGGGAATCGGCGTGGTGATGGCAACGATGTTTCTGCTCTGCGGAGCCGCATGGGGGGCTTCGGGGCAGACGACGAACAACGAGTGGAAAGGCGAGCAGGCCAAGTATGTCTTTCTGTTCATCGGTGACGGCATGGCTCTGCAGCAGGTGAACGCCGCGGAAATCTACCGCGGGTCAGGTTCCGTCGAGGGCGGCAACGCCAATCCCAGCATCAAGAAACTTTCCTTCACCCAGTTCCCCGTTCAGGGCATGATCACTACCTATTCGTCGAACTCCTTCATCACCGATTCGGCCCCTGCGGCGACATCACTGGCCTCGGGCTACAAGACGGACAACGGTGTTATCGGCATGGATCCCGGCAAGACAAAGAAATTCACCACCGTAGCCCAGATGGCCCGCGACAAGGGACAGAAGGTAGGCATTCTCACCTCCGTGTCGCTGAACCACGCAACCCCCGCATCCTTCTACGCCTCCGTCCCTTCCCGGAACGACTACTACGGCATCGCGCTCCAGATGTTCGATAGCAATTTCGACTTCTTCGGCGGCGGCGGCATTCACAAGGCCAAGGGCAACAAGAAGGAGGAACCCCAGCCCGACGCGTACGAACTGGCTGCCTCCAAGGGATACAAGGTCGTCCGAACCCGGGAGGAGATCCTGGCCCTCAAGCCCGGCGACGGAAAGATCATCGCGGTAAACCCCGTTCTCGACGCGGACAGCGCCATGCCCTACGACATCGACCGTACCGATAAGGAACTTTCTCTCGCGGAGTTCACGAAAAAGGCCATTGAGCTTCTCGACAACCCCAAGGGTTTCTTCATGATGGTCGAGGGAGGCAAGATCGACTGGGCCTGCCACGCCAATGACGCCGCCACGGCCATTCAGGACACCTTCGCCTTTGCCGACGCAGTGCAGGAAGCGGTGCTCTTCGCGGAAAAGCATCCCAACGAGACGCTCATCGTCGTTGTGGGAGACCACGAGACGGGCGGCATGAGCATCGGCTTCGCCGGAACTCAGTACGAGACTTTCTTCAACAAGATCGGCTTCCAGAAGGAATCCTACCTCGCCTTCGACAAGCGCGTGGCGGACTTCAGAAAGAACAACGCCCCCGACAAGGCCTCCTTCGACGCATTCTTCCCCCAGATCACGGAAGTCTTCGGCCTCACCAACCTGCCCGCCGACGAAGCGAAGACGCTGGAAGAAAAGGCCAAGGGCGGCGACAAAGAGGCGAAAAAGCTTCTCGCCATGAATCTCTCCGAACTCGAACTCCAGCAGCTTCAGGATGCCTTTGCCCGGAGCATGAAGGGTGAGCAGGAGCGCTCCAAGGACGAGCAGACCTATCTTCTCTACGGCGGCTACGAGCCCCTCACTGTCAAGACGACCCATATTCTGAACCAGAAGGCGGGCATCGGCTGGACATCCTACGCCCACACGGGAATTCCCGTTCCTCTCTTCGCCATGGGTGTGGGCGCGGAACTTTTCCTCGGCTACTATGACAACACCGACGTGGCCTGGAAGACCATGTCCATCCTTGGCGTGAAGCACTAA
- a CDS encoding class I SAM-dependent RNA methyltransferase → MTPKETGSTERHGETEKTAPPGRARESAPPGVEAVRRGERSSRRCGRTMTAYEAASDTPAECACGAGNADGTGPSGLDSRNFRDAVEGGAGMSSGGPSGEALPSFEGCDPACLGCLAGRLSSAALEERKVARARRALAPWAERLAPLVTAPPERQLAYRDRVALAARHDPEAGWRFGMEGTADRRDAHRRAGGSRARPFVSLMDCPLHSLRVKAVLRLLGDALSAADPGGALPLAFVVLSGGQATLVLKSARDPGDAALGLPRLRDSLAAAGGDGLWLHLHPAAGVRLFARNGWRLLWGTPRSRDERGLRHGPTAFAQLLPELHDASLAAAADFLRPEPGDRVADLYCGIGASLALWRARGAEALGVETSREALDCAAKNAPGITLLRGTCAARLPQIRPWLEAAPPDRRLVYANPPRSGLEPGLAEGLAACRPQRMAYLACSPGTLARDLRLFEALGFGVARLLPYDFFPRTDAVEVLALLER, encoded by the coding sequence ATGACTCCCAAAGAAACGGGCTCGACGGAACGACACGGCGAAACGGAGAAGACGGCTCCTCCGGGGCGGGCGCGGGAGAGTGCGCCGCCGGGTGTGGAGGCGGTGCGGCGGGGAGAACGAAGCAGCAGGCGATGCGGACGGACAATGACGGCCTATGAGGCGGCGTCGGACACCCCGGCGGAGTGCGCCTGCGGTGCCGGCAACGCGGACGGAACGGGGCCGTCCGGGTTGGACTCCCGGAATTTCCGGGATGCTGTGGAAGGTGGCGCCGGGATGTCTTCGGGCGGCCCTTCCGGCGAGGCCCTTCCGTCCTTCGAGGGGTGCGACCCCGCCTGCCTCGGATGCCTCGCGGGGCGGCTTTCTTCCGCCGCGTTGGAAGAGCGTAAGGTCGCCCGGGCGCGCCGGGCTCTCGCTCCCTGGGCGGAACGCCTGGCTCCGCTGGTGACGGCCCCACCGGAGCGGCAGCTCGCCTACCGGGACCGGGTTGCCCTTGCGGCGCGCCACGACCCCGAGGCGGGGTGGCGCTTCGGCATGGAGGGGACCGCCGACCGTCGCGACGCACATCGGCGGGCCGGCGGGAGCCGCGCACGCCCTTTCGTCTCGTTGATGGACTGCCCGCTCCATTCCCTCCGGGTGAAGGCGGTGCTGCGCCTCCTCGGCGACGCCCTCTCCGCTGCGGACCCCGGAGGAGCGCTGCCTCTGGCCTTCGTCGTCCTCTCGGGCGGGCAGGCCACGCTCGTTCTCAAGAGCGCCCGCGATCCCGGCGACGCGGCCCTGGGGCTTCCGCGGCTCCGGGATTCCCTCGCGGCGGCGGGCGGAGACGGGCTCTGGCTGCACCTGCATCCCGCGGCGGGGGTGCGCCTTTTCGCCAGGAACGGGTGGCGCCTTCTCTGGGGAACGCCCCGCTCCAGGGACGAGCGGGGGCTGCGCCACGGTCCGACGGCCTTCGCCCAGCTTCTTCCGGAGCTGCACGATGCGTCCCTCGCGGCGGCGGCGGACTTTCTCCGTCCCGAGCCCGGGGACCGCGTGGCGGACCTCTACTGCGGCATCGGGGCGAGCCTCGCCCTGTGGCGCGCCCGGGGCGCCGAAGCCCTCGGCGTGGAGACCTCCCGAGAGGCCCTCGACTGCGCCGCCAAGAACGCCCCGGGGATCACGCTCCTGCGCGGAACCTGCGCGGCGCGCCTTCCCCAGATCCGTCCGTGGCTGGAGGCGGCGCCTCCCGACCGGCGCCTCGTCTACGCAAATCCCCCCCGGTCCGGGCTCGAACCGGGCCTTGCGGAGGGGCTCGCCGCCTGTCGCCCCCAGCGCATGGCCTACCTGGCCTGCAGTCCCGGCACGCTCGCCCGGGATCTGCGCCTCTTCGAGGCGCTGGGCTTCGGCGTGGCGCGCCTTCTCCCCTACGACTTCTTTCCCCGCACCGACGCCGTGGAGGTGCTGGCCCTGCTGGAGCGCTGA
- the pdxS gene encoding pyridoxal 5'-phosphate synthase lyase subunit PdxS has product MRRGTETLKEGLARMQVGGVIMDVTNAEQARIAESAGAVAVMALDRVPSELRKAGGVARMAAPERILEIREAVSIPVMAKARIGHFVEAQILEALGVDCIDESEVLTPADEEVHIDKHAFSVPFVCGCRNLGEALRRIAEGAAMIRTKGEAGTGNVVEAVRHVRAVARDLRRVLAADGEELVSLARELGVPVAQLLRCREAGRLPVVQFAAGGIATPADAALMMRLGCDGVFVGSGIFTSSDPRRRAEAIVEAVAHYDDPSVLARVSSGIGEAMAGTDVRRLAPEERLQERGV; this is encoded by the coding sequence GTGCGCCGGGGAACGGAGACGCTCAAGGAGGGATTGGCCCGCATGCAGGTGGGGGGCGTCATCATGGACGTGACGAACGCCGAGCAGGCCCGCATCGCCGAGAGCGCCGGAGCGGTGGCGGTCATGGCGCTGGACAGGGTTCCCTCGGAACTCCGCAAGGCCGGGGGTGTGGCCCGCATGGCCGCTCCGGAGCGCATTCTGGAGATCCGGGAGGCCGTCTCCATTCCCGTCATGGCCAAGGCGCGGATTGGCCACTTTGTGGAGGCGCAGATTCTCGAAGCCCTCGGCGTGGACTGCATCGACGAGAGCGAGGTCCTCACCCCCGCGGACGAGGAGGTGCACATCGACAAGCATGCCTTCTCGGTGCCCTTCGTCTGCGGCTGCCGGAATCTCGGCGAGGCTCTGCGGCGCATCGCCGAAGGAGCGGCCATGATTCGCACCAAGGGAGAGGCGGGAACGGGAAACGTGGTGGAGGCGGTGCGCCATGTCCGGGCCGTCGCCAGGGACCTGCGCCGGGTTCTCGCCGCCGACGGTGAGGAGCTCGTGTCGCTGGCCCGGGAACTCGGCGTGCCGGTGGCGCAGCTCCTCCGGTGCCGGGAGGCGGGGCGGCTTCCCGTGGTGCAGTTCGCCGCGGGGGGCATCGCCACGCCCGCGGACGCGGCGCTCATGATGCGGCTGGGGTGCGACGGCGTTTTCGTGGGAAGCGGTATCTTCACCTCCTCGGATCCGCGCCGTCGCGCCGAGGCCATTGTGGAGGCCGTGGCGCACTACGACGATCCGTCGGTCCTCGCCCGGGTTTCCTCGGGGATCGGCGAGGCCATGGCGGGAACGGACGTGCGCCGTCTCGCGCCGGAGGAGCGCCTGCAGGAGCGGGGGGTGTGA
- the pdxT gene encoding pyridoxal 5'-phosphate synthase glutaminase subunit PdxT codes for MTVRIGVVAFQGAWREHLRLLERLGAEGFPLRSGPLPEDLAGVVLPGGESTVIGRHLAASGLSAALAAGIDAGLPALGTCAGAILLARRLEGPAPEGRIPRVPFLVRRNAWGGGAPQSGTQRDSFEGVLSWNDGKSSRGVFIRAPRFDEPEEGVTVLARFGEEPVALRWRNLFVAAFHPELDGGGSLYFLFLDACRRFGNNAAVPRRT; via the coding sequence GTGACGGTGCGGATCGGTGTCGTGGCCTTTCAGGGAGCCTGGAGGGAGCATCTCCGTCTGCTGGAGCGGCTCGGTGCGGAGGGGTTTCCCCTCCGTTCGGGGCCGCTGCCGGAGGATCTGGCTGGGGTGGTGCTCCCCGGCGGGGAGAGCACCGTCATCGGAAGGCACCTTGCGGCCTCGGGACTTTCCGCTGCGCTGGCGGCCGGGATCGACGCGGGACTTCCCGCGCTTGGGACCTGCGCCGGGGCCATTCTCCTCGCCCGGCGCCTGGAGGGACCTGCGCCGGAGGGACGCATCCCCCGCGTGCCTTTTCTGGTCCGCCGCAACGCCTGGGGCGGTGGCGCGCCCCAGAGCGGAACCCAGCGGGACAGTTTCGAGGGCGTTCTTTCCTGGAACGACGGAAAAAGCTCCCGGGGCGTCTTCATCCGGGCGCCCCGCTTCGACGAGCCGGAGGAGGGCGTGACGGTGCTCGCTCGCTTCGGGGAAGAACCCGTGGCCCTGCGGTGGCGGAACCTCTTCGTCGCCGCCTTCCACCCCGAACTGGACGGCGGCGGGTCGCTCTATTTCCTCTTTCTGGACGCCTGTCGCCGCTTCGGGAACAACGCCGCCGTTCCGCGGAGGACGTGA
- a CDS encoding transglutaminase domain-containing protein, with protein MQKDILDFYATPTETTRLGKHAHLAAWLTDDVRALFQVVQGLIVHDRWLERYGTVETAAQHYPGHIAFAEDLLDRAFVLDPRSPAVPRPPEKRVIACCREYALLLCALLRAKGIPARARCGFATYFAVPGRYEDHWACEYWCDRTERWIMVDPQIDPYQQSFLRADFDPLDVPDTHFIPGGKAWNMCRDGRRDPGSFGISADPTRFGLDSLYGMWFVRGNLLRDVAALNKSEPVPFLVRLEKHLTWHPWRLVHCTDEELSRNDIDLLDRVAAFSADPDRFFDSLRCDYAIHADLRPPREILVR; from the coding sequence ATGCAAAAGGACATTCTCGACTTCTACGCGACGCCGACGGAAACCACCCGTCTCGGAAAGCACGCCCATCTCGCCGCGTGGCTGACGGACGACGTGCGGGCACTCTTCCAGGTCGTTCAGGGGCTGATCGTCCACGACAGGTGGCTCGAAAGATACGGGACCGTGGAAACGGCGGCGCAACACTACCCGGGGCACATCGCCTTTGCGGAGGACCTCCTCGACAGAGCCTTCGTCCTGGATCCGCGTTCCCCGGCCGTTCCCCGCCCGCCGGAAAAGAGGGTCATCGCCTGCTGCAGAGAATACGCCCTTCTCCTGTGCGCCCTGCTGCGCGCAAAGGGCATACCGGCGCGGGCCCGCTGCGGCTTTGCGACCTACTTCGCGGTACCCGGACGCTACGAGGACCATTGGGCCTGCGAATACTGGTGCGACCGCACGGAGCGGTGGATCATGGTCGATCCCCAGATCGACCCCTACCAGCAGAGTTTCCTCCGTGCGGATTTCGATCCTCTCGACGTGCCCGACACGCACTTCATCCCCGGGGGAAAAGCGTGGAACATGTGCAGAGACGGCCGCCGGGATCCCGGCAGCTTCGGCATCTCCGCCGACCCCACCCGTTTCGGCCTGGATTCCCTTTACGGCATGTGGTTCGTCAGGGGAAACCTTCTGCGCGATGTGGCGGCGCTGAACAAGTCCGAACCCGTTCCCTTTCTGGTACGTCTCGAAAAACATCTGACGTGGCATCCCTGGCGGCTGGTGCATTGCACGGACGAGGAACTCTCGAGGAACGACATCGACCTGCTGGACAGGGTTGCGGCCTTTTCGGCGGATCCCGACCGTTTCTTCGATTCCCTTCGGTGCGACTACGCCATCCACGCCGATCTCAGGCCGCCCCGGGAGATCCTCGTCCGGTGA
- a CDS encoding DMT family transporter, which translates to MILLVWSKGSFSSGAGILAVAASLGATLCYGVGVNVAKKHLAGVDSLVLSGGSMLGSALLLLPAAVWTWPAVTPPAGAWISALLLGVVCPGMAYVLFYRLVDTVGPSKTVAVTYLIPVFGMLWGAVFLGEKVTSGMLGGAAVILLGTALTTGLLAPRKDHRP; encoded by the coding sequence GTGATCCTGCTGGTGTGGAGCAAGGGAAGCTTTTCCTCCGGCGCGGGCATCCTCGCCGTGGCGGCCTCACTTGGGGCGACCCTCTGCTACGGCGTGGGCGTGAACGTCGCCAAGAAGCACCTCGCCGGGGTTGATTCGCTGGTGCTCAGCGGAGGCAGCATGCTGGGCTCGGCGCTCCTGCTCCTTCCCGCGGCGGTCTGGACGTGGCCTGCGGTCACCCCGCCGGCGGGAGCGTGGATCTCCGCCCTGCTGCTCGGCGTGGTGTGCCCCGGCATGGCCTACGTGCTCTTCTACCGCCTCGTGGACACCGTCGGTCCGTCCAAGACCGTCGCGGTGACCTATCTCATTCCCGTCTTCGGCATGCTCTGGGGCGCCGTCTTCCTGGGAGAGAAGGTCACCTCGGGCATGCTCGGCGGCGCCGCGGTGATCCTCCTCGGCACGGCCCTCACCACGGGACTGCTCGCGCCGCGAAAGGACCACCGCCCCTGA
- a CDS encoding methylated-DNA--[protein]-cysteine S-methyltransferase: MTIHATTWTSPLGLLTALSDGTALVGLYREGQRFAPARSGEWRRDDARPLFRELRRQVDAFCGGALRQFTLPLAPRGTPFRERVWEALQRLPFGDTVSYGELASRIGAPAAYRAVGAAVGRNPLLLLLPCHRVLGRDGTLRGFAAGTALKHALLEFERRILRGEETRLWDFSA; the protein is encoded by the coding sequence ATGACCATCCATGCCACGACATGGACAAGCCCCCTGGGTCTCCTCACTGCGCTGTCCGACGGAACGGCACTCGTCGGACTGTACCGGGAGGGACAGCGCTTCGCCCCCGCCCGGAGCGGGGAGTGGCGGCGCGACGACGCCCGCCCCCTGTTCCGCGAGCTGCGGAGACAGGTGGACGCTTTCTGCGGAGGGGCACTGCGACAGTTCACCCTGCCCCTCGCCCCGAGGGGCACTCCCTTTCGGGAGCGCGTCTGGGAAGCGTTGCAACGCCTTCCCTTCGGTGACACCGTCTCCTACGGGGAACTTGCCTCACGAATCGGCGCACCCGCCGCATACCGGGCCGTTGGCGCCGCGGTGGGCAGAAACCCCCTGCTCCTGCTGCTTCCCTGCCACCGCGTTCTCGGCCGGGACGGCACACTCCGGGGGTTTGCCGCGGGAACGGCGCTGAAACACGCGCTCCTGGAGTTCGAGCGGCGGATTCTCCGGGGGGAAGAGACGCGCCTCTGGGATTTTTCGGCGTGA
- a CDS encoding DNA-3-methyladenine glycosylase 2 family protein — MMNADALYQALKARDSRFDGRFFVGVTSTGVYCRPICPSRTPRATNCRFFPSAAAAEHAGFRPCLRCRPETAPSGTAAPAGEEARLSRLAADLIDAGVFDEEGLEGIASRMGMTPRHLRRLFTRAFGVAPVAYAQTQRLLLAKRLLTETSLPVTDVAFSSGFSSLRRFHALFRQRYGMTPTELRKGTPARPQALVLRLAYRPPLDWRRLALFLAKRSIPGVEAGDERHYRRSVRLSFRGKHLAGKLEVRPAATGHALELALDSSLLGGLPQVLLRVRRLFDLGCTPDQVETVLGPLAAPRPGLRVPGAFDGFEMAVRAILGQQISVKAARTLAGHFVARFGERLPSADAEVTHLFPLPERVAGATQEEFSSLGITSRRAETLVALARALVEERFSLDPGPDVERTLDALQRIPGVGPWTAQYIAMRALAWPDAFPDTDLAVRRAMERLSDTAGDEQWRPWRAYAVMHLWCGLEEEE, encoded by the coding sequence ATGATGAACGCGGATGCACTCTACCAGGCCCTCAAGGCGCGGGATTCCCGGTTTGACGGACGCTTTTTCGTGGGCGTCACCTCCACGGGAGTCTACTGTCGCCCCATATGTCCCTCCCGCACGCCCCGGGCGACGAACTGCCGTTTCTTTCCCAGCGCGGCGGCGGCGGAGCACGCGGGGTTCCGCCCCTGCCTGCGCTGCCGCCCCGAGACGGCGCCCTCCGGAACGGCCGCTCCCGCCGGAGAGGAAGCCCGCCTGTCCCGGCTCGCCGCGGATCTCATCGACGCGGGCGTCTTCGACGAAGAAGGACTGGAGGGAATCGCGTCACGCATGGGCATGACACCGCGGCATCTGCGGCGCCTCTTCACCCGCGCCTTCGGCGTGGCCCCCGTGGCCTACGCCCAGACCCAGCGTCTCCTCCTTGCCAAACGGCTTCTGACGGAGACGAGTCTTCCCGTAACGGATGTGGCGTTCTCCAGCGGCTTTTCGAGCCTCCGCCGCTTCCATGCGCTCTTTCGGCAGCGCTACGGCATGACGCCCACGGAACTCCGCAAAGGGACTCCCGCACGCCCGCAGGCACTGGTACTGCGCCTCGCCTATCGCCCACCCCTGGATTGGCGGCGCCTCGCGCTTTTTCTGGCCAAACGGAGCATTCCCGGCGTGGAGGCGGGAGACGAGAGACACTACCGGCGATCGGTACGGCTTTCCTTCCGGGGAAAACACCTCGCGGGAAAGCTGGAAGTTCGTCCCGCGGCAACAGGACATGCTTTGGAACTCGCCCTCGACTCGAGTCTTCTGGGTGGTCTGCCCCAGGTTCTCCTCCGGGTGCGGCGACTCTTCGACCTGGGTTGCACGCCGGACCAGGTGGAGACGGTGCTCGGCCCTCTCGCGGCACCGAGGCCGGGACTTCGGGTCCCCGGCGCCTTCGACGGCTTCGAGATGGCGGTCCGTGCCATACTGGGACAGCAGATCTCCGTGAAAGCCGCACGAACCCTCGCGGGACATTTCGTCGCCCGCTTCGGCGAGCGGCTTCCCTCCGCCGATGCGGAAGTGACACACCTCTTTCCGCTTCCCGAGCGCGTGGCGGGAGCGACGCAGGAAGAGTTTTCCTCCCTGGGGATCACGTCCCGGCGGGCGGAGACGCTCGTCGCTCTCGCCAGGGCACTCGTGGAGGAACGGTTCTCGCTGGACCCCGGCCCCGACGTGGAGCGGACCCTCGACGCGCTGCAACGCATTCCGGGAGTGGGACCCTGGACGGCCCAGTACATCGCCATGCGCGCCCTGGCCTGGCCCGACGCCTTTCCCGACACGGATCTCGCGGTACGCCGGGCAATGGAACGCCTTTCCGACACCGCCGGGGACGAACAGTGGCGCCCCTGGCGTGCCTACGCGGTCATGCACCTCTGGTGCGGATTGGAGGAAGAAGAATGA
- a CDS encoding amidohydrolase produces MRYEELVSLLDRNIAALSGKACALSDWMAANPELSGEEFESSRRIVGILSEAGFAVEFPYGDLPTAFRAVAGPGTGSQVAILVEYDALPEMGHACGHCVSGAMSVLAALALADLVGEAGGTLSVVGTPAEEVDGAKCSMADKGLFDGYDLAIMIHADAATSSPAFRSLAMDGYRFTFRGRPAHAAAAPWEGVNALNGVQLLFHALDMLRQHIRPEARIHGVIDAGGAAPNIVPEVARCRFEFRAPTLDYLNGLRERCLDCARGAALATGTEVFWETFEASFDEIVPNPAGERMIEEIFRELGISFVPPSLPSGSTDMGNTSRRCPALHPLLAITPRKVALHTRDFAAAVTEPEAHQALVAGARAIGRAVLRTFTDGELRRAMRAVVPPRPVA; encoded by the coding sequence ATGCGCTATGAGGAACTTGTTTCGCTCCTGGACCGGAACATCGCCGCGCTGTCCGGAAAGGCCTGCGCCCTGTCGGACTGGATGGCGGCAAATCCGGAGCTGTCCGGAGAGGAATTCGAGAGCAGTCGCAGGATCGTCGGAATTCTCTCCGAGGCGGGGTTTGCCGTGGAGTTTCCCTACGGGGATCTGCCCACGGCCTTCCGGGCGGTGGCGGGCCCGGGGACGGGGTCGCAGGTGGCGATCCTCGTCGAGTACGATGCCCTGCCCGAGATGGGACACGCCTGCGGTCACTGCGTCTCCGGCGCCATGTCCGTGCTGGCGGCGCTGGCCCTTGCGGACCTTGTGGGCGAGGCGGGGGGAACTCTCTCCGTGGTGGGCACCCCCGCGGAGGAGGTGGACGGCGCGAAGTGCTCCATGGCGGACAAGGGACTCTTCGACGGGTACGACCTGGCCATCATGATTCACGCCGACGCGGCGACGAGCAGCCCCGCCTTCCGCTCCCTCGCCATGGACGGCTATCGCTTCACCTTCCGGGGCAGGCCCGCCCACGCCGCCGCGGCACCCTGGGAGGGCGTGAACGCCCTCAACGGAGTACAGCTTCTGTTCCACGCGCTGGACATGCTGCGCCAGCACATACGTCCCGAGGCGCGGATTCACGGCGTCATCGACGCGGGAGGCGCCGCGCCCAACATCGTTCCCGAGGTCGCCCGGTGCCGTTTCGAGTTCCGGGCACCCACCCTGGACTACCTGAACGGCCTTCGGGAGCGCTGTCTCGACTGCGCCCGGGGAGCGGCCCTCGCCACGGGAACGGAGGTCTTCTGGGAGACCTTCGAGGCGAGCTTCGACGAAATCGTGCCCAATCCGGCGGGGGAGCGCATGATCGAGGAGATCTTCCGGGAGCTGGGCATTTCCTTTGTGCCGCCCTCTCTGCCGTCGGGCTCCACGGACATGGGCAACACGAGCCGGCGCTGCCCCGCCCTGCATCCCCTGCTCGCCATCACGCCCCGAAAGGTTGCGCTCCACACCAGGGACTTCGCCGCTGCCGTCACCGAGCCCGAGGCACACCAGGCGCTCGTGGCGGGGGCCCGGGCCATCGGTCGGGCGGTGCTGCGCACCTTCACCGACGGGGAGCTTCGGAGGGCCATGCGTGCCGTTGTGCCGCCCCGTCCCGTCGCGTAG
- a CDS encoding pyridoxamine 5'-phosphate oxidase family protein has translation MTTRDLSKAALAVIEKSGRAFIASVDDEGFPNLKAMLKPREHNGISSFDI, from the coding sequence ATGACGACAAGGGACCTGTCGAAAGCGGCTCTCGCCGTGATCGAAAAAAGCGGAAGGGCTTTCATCGCCTCCGTGGACGACGAGGGGTTTCCGAATCTGAAGGCCATGCTCAAGCCGAGGGAACACAACGGCATCAGCTCCTTCGACATTTGA